Proteins from one Bos indicus x Bos taurus breed Angus x Brahman F1 hybrid chromosome 19, Bos_hybrid_MaternalHap_v2.0, whole genome shotgun sequence genomic window:
- the GPR179 gene encoding probable G-protein coupled receptor 179: MRERKRGNEEDSRIRGVEALQPPNPTGSLDPRALQAALRMDTRAVAMPSPAAGLLGCCFLFGWALGVPRTLCSLPALSSKIKPGSVPIWVPPEGAEAALAFLYSGDAQHLSGANCSERYEAPGAGARPGLPPVLWRAAGAVTQAANFLNMLLQANDIRESSVEEDVEWYQALVRSVAEGDPRAYRALLTFNPPPGASHLQLALQATRVGEETILQDLSGNRVQEESSTGALHPADLQKRVLTNDLGSLGSPKWPQGDGYVGDVQHVRLSPPFLECQEGRLRPGWLITLSATFYGLKPDLSPEVRGQVQMDVDLQSVDINQCASGPGWYSNTHLCDLNSTQCVPLESRGFVLGHYLCRCRPGFYGASNSLGSEEGAVQPPGQFGSPQGSSGRLLRCQPCAEGCASCLDATPCLVEEAPRLRAAVLACQTCCMLVVFLSMLVSYRCRQSKRIRASGVVLLEAILFGSLLLYFPVFILYFKPSVFRCIALRWVRLLGFAIVYGTIILKLYRVLQLFLSRTAQRGPHLSSGRLLRRLGLLLLLVLGFLAVWTAGVLEPGIQHTSLVTRGHTHTGRHFYLCHHDRWDYIMVVAEMLLLCWGSFLCYATRAVPSAFHEPRYMGIALHNELLLSAAFHAARFVLVPSLHPDWTLLLFFFHTHSTVTATLALIFIPKFRKPGAPPREEILDEVYEDELDLQRSGSYLNSSITSAWSERSLDPGDIRDELKKLYAQLEVHKTKEMAANNPHLPKKRASWRQGLGRSFMRYLAEFPEALARQHSRDSGSAGRGSLPGSSRRRLLSASLREPAAPPGLRKCRSTCEQDCDPHRDHSPPLVDSLLRRKLARKGPRSDSRESGESAAGPPALGFRSASAHNLTVCERLPRARPASLHKSLSVVAGAREKALLVASQAYLEETYRQAKEREERRKAEAALASPARRPSARRLERVRAAPVSAPPSPAKSRSVDSSHVSGRLHEEAARRLPHVPIRHQISTPIMATSGAGLGEPGMLSPTSTLAPALMPAPAPALAPIPVPPQSPNLLTYICPWENAELPVKKENVAQEGPSGPEQGNPSHAPARARLWRALSVAVEKRGPGENGMDTEDGRLQGETEEDENRPKVFSKSHSLKTPVQQGSMRSLGLAIKALTRSRSTHREKESGEGSPKKEEKGRASGEGVGACPRSPRPGRPKGVSKQAALGPCDDEESLQNQQNAHTSRMLQVCHRDSSREQEDRGRRTSQCLGEGKVERAGKTGPATLKQLRQGTAGDKNAKQAKEAPVGWQELPKAGLQPLGSADPRVTEVCPWEVTESELCQPDGSNKAEICPWEVGGIPEEEALRQYLDASQGEKEKASEKSEPKDVVVVARKKPERLVRGQEAVCPWESADPGGVSPGSAPQDSDRTRGRSEAVGSVEPREVETHRWEAPGPGACTSDITTAELCPWEASEGETGKPSQEGVKKLPQEKQKTPEKTIFWKEQKLGEGLESLCQWERTDFRGPSVVSTQAPGTPGCSGSLGSSITEVCPWEAGDSPAIGKAEICPWELGDEIVGKEMLSQGPGGESPQEKWDTSRTGSFGEMRGWTGKAVQKLSQQQESVCPWESTAAGHSGPHLDNSSSKADGQLLSNKGSRAAQVCPPDLRSEGKGATPAKAEVCPWEVNERTTEDWTSGQAPKGRESQKDKEKMLEISGIKASPSWAKPEEQMPTQEAVCPWESVDPVSFTPQPGLQDTGGPKASFQMSGSVESKTAEICPWDAEETLPAEKAEVCPWEVSAGAGERRALGMEAIRQFSSKTRKPSADSGPSERAVATPERQSQERERACPWESMDPGGSSWHSDTLGTAKPKPGVQELDRVGCRPVEVCPWEAEGAPTSEKVKVCPWEVDEGAPGKELEQEMRTDSVGQREKMLEKGGLTSLGEDRSKWKTQLSQEQEAVCPWEKDLRAPTAQAPEVSDVSSRGVEEPSLEISDEAAEKGGLTQDPKMDSSPEHVAPEKAEVTAKDGEKVSSELQPVHLQESTASRDSSCHPHSQCPDQPKAGSQTLPSAGDRLTEVCLWDASATDAPKPDGSAKAEICPWEVTERTLEEGASRQDGDEETQEEKGKAPEKPEHKAVALQEKPERADGKQEPAPQASDSSKESPKAAGSVGASVAEVCPQEAQAPPDKKTEICLWEVSQETAEKGGCEQEVDRESQGQREMFLQKAESGGTEEHSSEVKVSGETEAICPWEGTRSEGLSPQPDAPATDQPKDSPHGASSMGSRVAELCQWEVTDPEGNKITGTMADIDTCLWEGTGAPSEESGLLALTATQKQMLCPTAPENPPCLLVQRPLGSFFPDSKSPRPKVNKPASTFTLEGVRELQVPSEPGPRISLGPEPTLQEAMTQKSSSLTEDQEVASETQLEELTPPTVYPWDWE, encoded by the exons atgagagagaggaagagaggaaacgAGGAGGATTCGAGGATTCGAGGTGTGGAAGCACTGCAGCCACCAAATCCCACAGGCAGCCTGgaccccagggccctgcaggctgCCCTGAGGATGGACACCAGGGCAGTGGCCATGCCTTCTCCGGCGGCAGGGCTGCTAGGCTGCTGTTTCCTCTTTGGCTGGGCTCTGGGGGTTCCAAGGACCCTCTGCTCTCTGCCCGCACTGTCCTCCAAAATCAAGCCAGGGTCTGTACCCATTTGGGTGCCCCCAGAGGGGGCTGAGGCAGCCCTGGCTTTTCTCTACTCTGGAGATGCTCAACACCTGTCTGGGGCTAACTGCAGTGAGCGCTATGAAGCCCCCGGGGCAGGAGCCAGACCAGGGCTCCCCCCAGTCCTATGGAGAGCAGCAGGTGCTGTGACCCAGGCCGCCAATTTCCTCAACATGCTGCTGCAAGCCAACGACATCCGGGAGTCCAGTGTGGAGGAGGACGTGGAATGGTACCAGGCACTAGTCCGCAGTGTGGCCGAGGGGGACCCAAGGGCATACCGGGCTTTGCTGACTTTTAACCCTCCACCGGGGGCCAGCCACCTGCAGCTGGCCCTGCAGGCCACCCGGGTTGGGGAGGAGACCATCCTTCAGGACTTGTCCGGGAACAGGGTGCAGGAGGAGAGCTCAACTGGAGCCCTGCACCCCGCTGACCTGCAAAAGCGGGTGCTGACCAATGACCTAGGGAGCCTTGGCAGCCCCAAGTGGCCACAGGGGGATGGATATGTCGGGGACGTGCAGCACGTGAGACTGTCTCCTCCCTTCCTGGAATGCCAGGAGGGTCGACTGCGTCCTGGCTGGCTTATCACACTCTCAGCCACCTTCTATGGACTCAAGCCAGACCTCAGTCCGGAGGTCAG GGGGCAGGTGCAGATGGACGTAGACCTTCAGAGCGTGGACATCAATCAGTGTGCCAGTGGCCCAGGCTGGTACTCTAACACACACCTGTGTGATCTCAACAGCACCCAG TGCGTCCCCCTGGAGAGTCGGGGCTTTGTCCTTGGCCACTACCTGTGCCGCTGCCGACCTGGCTTCTACGGGGCAAGCAACTCCTTGG GCTCAGAGGAGGGTGCTGTCCAGCCTCCTGGGCAATTTGGGTCCCCTCAAGGCAGCTCCGGGAGGCTGCTGCGCTGCCAACCATGTGCCGAGGGCTGTGCCAGCTGCCTGGATGCCACGCCGTGCCTGGTGGAGGAAGCCCCCAGGCTGAGGGCAGCGGTGCTGGCCTGTCAGACGTGCTGCATGCTGGTTGTCTTCCTGAGCATGCTGGTCTCCTATCGCTGCCGCCAGAGCAAG AGGATCCGAGCATCTGGAGTGGTACTGCTGGAAGCCATCCTTTTCGGATCCCTGCTGCTCTACTTCCCT GTCTTCATCCTGTACTTCAAGCCCAGTGTCTTTCGCTGCATCGCCCTCCGCTGGGTCCGGCTGCTGGGCTTTGCCATTGTCTACGGCACCATTATACTCAAGCTTTATAG AGTGCTCCAGCTCTTTCTGTCTCGAACGGCCCAGCGGGGCCCCCACCTGAGCAGCGGGCGGCTGCTTCGGCGTCTggggctgctcctgctgctggtgCTGGGCTTCCTGGCTGTGTGGACGGCAGGGGTCCTGGAGCCAGGCATTCAGCACACGTCACTGGTAACACGGGGCCACACACACACGGGACGCCACTTCTACCTCTGCCACCACGACCGCTGGGACTACATCATGGTGGTGG CTGAGATGCTGCTCCTGTGCTGGGGCAGCTTCCTCTGCTACGCCACCCGGGCTGTCCCCTCAGCCTTCCACGAGCCACGATACATGGGCATCGCCCTGCACAACGAGCTGCTGCTTTCTGCCGCCTTCCACGCAGCCAG GTTTGTGCTGGTTCCCTCCTTGCACCCGGACTGGAcgctcctcctcttcttctttcaCACTCACAGCACAGTCACCGCCACGCTGGCTCTGATCTTCATCCCTAAG TTCCGGAAGCCGGGGGCTCCTCCCCGAGAGGAGATCTTGGATGAGGTGTACGAAGACGAGCTGGACCTGCAGCGCTCAGGCTCCTACCTCAACAGCAGCATCACTTCAGCCTGGAGCGAGCGCAGCCTGGACCCTGGAGACATTCGG GACGAGCTGAAGAAGCTCTACGCCCAGCTCGAGGTTCATAAGACCAAGGAAATGGCTGCGAACAACCCCCACCTGCCCAAGAAGCGGGCCAGCTGGCGCCAGGGCCTGGGCCGCTCCTTCATGAGGTACCTGGCCGAGTTCCCCGAGGCGCTGGCCCGCCAGCACTCCCGGGACTCGGGCTCGGCGGGCCGCGgcagcctgcccggctcctcccGCCGCCGGCTGCTCAGCGCCAGCCTCCGGGAGCCCGCCGCGCCGCCCGGCCTGCGTAAGTGCCGCAGCACCTGCGAGCAGGACTGTGATCCCCACCGGGACCACAGCCCGCCTCTGGTCGACTCGCTGCTGCGGAGGAAGCTGGCCCGCAAGGGGCCGCGATCCGACAGCCGCGAGTCCGGCGAGTCGGCGGCCGGGCCCCCCGCGCTGGGCTTCAGGTCGGCCAGCGCCCACAACCTGACGGTGTGCGAGCGGTTGCCCCGCGCCCGGCCCGCCTCGCTGCACAAGTCGCTGAGCGTCGTGGCCGGCGCCAGGGAAAAGGCCCTGCTCGTGGCCAGCCAGGCCTACCTGGAGGAGACCTACCGGCAGGCAAAGGAgcgggaggagagaaggaaggcagAGGCCGCCTTGGCCAGCCCGGCGCGGAGGCCCTCGGCCCGGAGGCTGGAGCGAGTTCGAGCAGCCCCCGTGTCGGCCCCACCTTCCCCGGCCAAGAGCCGCAGCGTGGACAGCTCCCACGTCTCCGGACGGTTGCACGAGGAGGCAGCCAGAAGGCTGCCGCACGTGCCCATCCGGCACCAGATCTCCACACCCATCATGGCCACGTCCGGGGCGGGCCTGGGGGAGCCGGGGATGCTGTCTCCCACCTCCACTTTGGCCCCAGCTCTGATGCCAgctcctgcccctgccctggcACCCATCCCAGTACCCCCACAAAGCCCCAACCTACTTACCTACATCTGCCCGTGGGAGAATGCAGAACTGCCggtgaagaaagaaaatgtggctCAGGAAGGCCCCTCGGGGCCAGAGCAAGGCAACCCATCTCATGCCCCAGCTCGGGCCCGTCTCTGGAGGGCCCTCTCTGTGGCAGTAGAGAAGAGGGGGCCTGGGGAGAATGGGATGGACACAGAGGATGGGCGTCTCCAGGGGGAAACTGAGGAGGATGAGAACAGGCCCAAGGTCTTCTCTAAATCCCACAGCCTCAAGACCCCTGTCCAGCAGGGTTCCATGCGCAGTCTGGGCCTGGCTATCAAAGCTCTGACCCGTTCTCggagcacacacagagagaaggagagtggggaagggagtcctaagaaggaggagaagggccgagcttctggagagggtgtgggggcaTGCCCCAGATCTCCCAGGCCAGGCCGGCCCAAGGGGGTGAGTAAGCAGGCGGCACTTGGCCCCTGTGATGATGAAGAGTCCCTCCAGAACCAACAGAACGCTCACACCAGCAGGATGCTCCAAGTCTGTCACCGGGACAGCAGCAGGGAACAAGAAGACAGAGGCAGGAGGACTTCCCAGTGTCTAGGGGAAGGGAAGGTTGAGAGAGCAGGTAAAACAGGCCCTGCCACACTGAAGCAACTCAGGCAGGGCACAGCTGGGGACAAAAATGCTAAGCAAGCAAAAGAAGCTCCTGTGGGGTGGCAGGAACTACCCAAAGCTGGCCTCCAGCCCCTGGGCAGTGCTGACCCCAGGGTGACAGAAGTGTGCCCCTGGGAAGTCACCGAGTCAGAACTGTGTCAGCCTGATGGTAGCAACAAAGCTGAAATCTGCCCCTGGGAGGTGGGTGGAATCCCTGAGGAGGAGGCCCTACGGCAATATCTAGATGCCTCCCAAGGCGAGAAGGAGAAAGCCTCAGAAAAATCTGAGCCCAAAGATGTGGTTGTTGTGGCTCGGAAAAAGCCAGAGAGGTTGGTCAGGGGTCAGGAGGCAGTTTGTCCTTGGGAGAGTGCTGATCCTGGGGGTGTGTCTCCTGGGTCAGCCCCTCAGGACTCGGACAGAACCAGGGGCCGGTCTGAGGCAGTGGGCAGTGTGGAGCCTAGAGAGGTGGAGACGCATCGGTGGGAAGCCCCTGGCCCAGGAGCTTGTACATCTGACATCACCACGGCAGAGCTGTGTCCCTGGGAGGCAAGTGAAGGAGAGACAGGGAAACCATCCCAGGAGGGAGTAAAGAAACTCCCCCAGGAAAAGCAGAAAACCCCCGAGAAAACAATCTTCTGGAAAGAACAGAAACTGGGTGAAGGCTTGGAGTCTCTTTGTCAGTGGGAAAGGACAGATTTCCGGGGCCCCTCAGTGGTTTCTACTCAGGCCCCAGGAACCCCCGGTTGCTCAGGGAGTTTGGGCAGTAGCATCACTGAAGTCTGTCCATGGGAGGCAGGAGACAGTCCTGCCATTGGGAAGGCAGAGATCTGTCCCTGGGAGCTGGGTGATGAGATAGTAGGGAAGGAAATGCTGAGTCAGGGGCCAGGTGGCGAATCTCCCCAGGAAAAGTGGGACACCTCCAGAACAGGGAGCTTTGGAGAGATGAGGGGATGGACTGGGAAAGCAGTGCAGAAACTTAGCCAACAGCAGGAGTCAGTGTGTCCGTGGGAAAGCACAGCTGCTGGGCACTCTGGCCCACATCTAGACAATTCCTCATCCAAAGCTGATGGCCAACTCCTCAGCAATAAAGGAAGTAGAGCAGCGCAGGTCTGCCCACCAGATCTCAGGTCAGAGGGAAAGGGAGCaacacctgccaaggcagaagtcTGTCCCTGGGAGGTGAATGAGAGAACGACAGAGGACTGGACATCAGGGCAGGCACCAAAAGGAAGAGAATCTCAAAAGGACAAggagaagatgcttgaaataTCAGGCATCAAAGCTAGCCCAAGTTGGGCAAAGCCTGAGGAACAGATGCCAACGCAGGAAGCAGTCTGTCCCTGGGAGAGTGTGGACCCTGTCAGCTTCACCCCACAACCTGGTCTTCAAGACACAGGTGGACCCAAAGCCAGTTTCCAGATGTCTGGCAGTGTGGAAAGCAAAACTGCTGAGATTTGTCCCTGGGATGCGGAGGAAACCCTGCCTGCTGAGAAGGCTGAGGTCTGTCCCTGGGAGGTGAGTGCTGGAGCTGGGGAGAGAAGGGCTTTGGGAATGGAGGCCATTAGGCAATTTTCAAGCAAAACGAGGAAGCCTTCTGCAGATTCTGGACCTAGCGAGAGAGCTGTTGCTACTCCAGAGAGGCAGTCCCAGGAGCGGGAACGGGCTTGCCCCTGGGAGAGCATGGATCCAGGGGGCTCCTCTTGGCATTCAGACACTCTGGGCACTGCCAAGCCAAAACCTGGGGTCCAGGAGCTGGACCGTGTGGGGTGCAGACCAGTGGAGGTATGTCCCTGGGAAGCGGAGGGAGCACCTACTAGTGAAAAAGTCAAGGTCTGTCCCTGGGAGGTGGATGAAGGAGCCCCTGGGAAGGAATTAGAACAAGAgatgagaactgactcagtggGGCAGAGGGAGAAAATGCTAGAAAAGGGGGGACTCACCTCCCTGGGAGAAGACAGATCGAAATGGAAAACACAACTGAGTCAAGAGCAGGAAGCTGTGTGTCCCTGGGAGAAGGACTTGAGGGCACCCACTGCTCAGGCCCCTGAGGTCTCAGACGTGTCCAGCAGAGGGGTAGAGGAGCCCTCCCTGGAAATAAGTGATGAGGCAGCAGAGAAAGGGGGCCTGACGCAAGACCCAAAGATGGACTCCTCCCCAGAACACGTAGCCCCAGAAAAAGCAGAAGTCACTGctaaagatggggaaaaagtgagcAGTGAACTACAACCTGTCCATCTCCAGGAGAGCACGGCCTCCAGGGACTCCTCCTGCCACCCACATAGTCAGTGCCCTGACCAACCTAAAGCCGGCTCTCAGACACTGCCCAGCGCTGGGGACAGGCTCACTGAGGTCTGCCTGTGGGATGCTTCCGCCACAGACGCTCCCAAACCTGACGGCAGTGCCAAAGCTGAGATCTGTCCCTGGGAAGTGACTGAAAGAACCCTTGAGGAAGGGGCGTCAAGACAGGATGGAGATGAGGAaactcaagaggagaaggggaaagcccCAGAAAAACCAGAGCACAAAGCTGTGGCCCTTCAGGAAAAGCCTGAGAGGGCAGATGGAAAGCAGGAACCAGCCCCACAAGCTTCCGACAGTAGCAAAGAAAGTCCCAAGGCAGCAGGCAGTGTGGGGGCTAGCGTAGCAGAAGTATGTCCACAGGAAGCACAAGCTCCCCctgataagaaaacagaaatctgCCTTTGGGAGGTGAGCCAAGAAACAGCAGAGAAAGGGGGATGTGAACAAGAGGTAGACAGAGAATCTCAAGGGCAAAGAGAAATGTTCCTGCAAAAGGCAGAATCTGGAGGGACTGAAGAACACTCTTCAGAAGTAAAAGTCAGCGGAGAGACGGAGGCAATCTGCCCTTGGGAAGGCACAAGGTCAGAAGGGCTCTCTCCTCAGCCAGATGCTCCAGCCACGGACCAACCCAAAGACAGTCCCCATGGAGCAAGCAGTATGGGGAGCCGGGTGGCAGAGCTGTGTCAATGGGAAGTCACAGATCCcgaaggaaataaaataacaggCACCATGGCAGACATCGACACATGTCTCTGGGAGGGAACTGGAGCCCCATCTGAGGAATCTGGTCTCCTGGCTTTAACAGCAACTCAGAAGCAAATGCTCTGCCCCACAGCCCCTGAGAACCCACCATGCCTTTTAGTCCAGAGACCTTTGGGTAGCTTCTTTCCAGACAGCAAAAGCCCCCGCCCCAAGGTGAACAAGCCAGCCAGCACCTTTACTCTGGAGGGTGTCAGAGAACTCCAAGTCCCTTCAGAACCTGGGCCGAGGATCAGCTTAGGCCCAGAGCCAACCCTCCAAGAAGCTATGACTCAGAAGTCTTCTTCCTTAACTGAAGACCAAGAAGTAGCTTCTGAAACTCAACTTGAAGAACTCACCCCTCCAACTGTCTATCCTTGGGACTGGGAGTAA